A region of the Planctomicrobium piriforme genome:
TGGCAAGCTTACTGGGAACAGCACCAGACCTTCGTCACCTCGAACACACCCCGGCCGGACGCCACAGGTAAGCTCTACGCGCTCGACATGTTCCCGTATCCCTCCGGCGATGGACTGCACGTCGGCCACCCGGAAGGTTACACGGCGACCGACATTGTCTGTCGCTCCGCCCGCATGCGCGGCAAGCATGTGCTGCACCCGATGGGCTGGGACGCCTTCGGTCTGCCGGCCGAACAGCATGCCATCAACACCGGCACGCATCCCAGCGTGACGACCGATAAGAACATTGCCAACTTTCGCCGGCAGTTGAAAAGTCTTGGCTTCAGTTACGACTGGAGCCGCGAACTCTCCACCACCGACGAACAGTATTATCGGTGGACGCAGTGGATCTTCCTCCAGCTCTATGACACCTGGTTCGACCCGACCATGGAGTGGACCGGTCCCGACGGCAAAACCCGATTGGGGAAAGGTCGCCCCATCGCCGAACTGCCAATCCCTCACGAAATCGAAGTCCAGGGCATCAGCGCCATTCGGACTTACCAGGACCAGAATCGTCTGGCCTACCAGTCCAACGCTCCGGTGAACTGGTGCCCGGCTCTCGGCACCGTGCTGGCCAATGAAGAAATCACCGCCGACGGCAAAAGCGATCGGGGAAATTTCCCCGTCGAACGTCGCAACCTGCGGCAATGGATGCTCCGCATCACTTCGTACGCGGAACGTCTCATTGCGGAACTCGAAGAACTCGACTGGCCCGAATCAGTCAAGCTGCTCCAGCGAAACTGGATCGGCCGCAGCGTGGGCGCGGAAGTGGATTTTCTAGTCGAGAGTCCAGTGTCCAGTGTCCAGAGCCAGAAAAAAGAAACAGAGAAGAAAGCCGCTGCTCACTCAACGCTCAACGCTCAACCCTCAACCAGTTTCGAAACCTGGAAACTCGGTCGTTCCACCTCTGGCTTCCCCAAAACGCCGGAGTCGACTGTCATCCGGGTTTACACCACGCGGCCGGATACGCTCTATGGGGCGACCTACATGGTGCTTGCTCCCGAGCATCCGCTCGTCGACCAGATTACGACCGAGACGCAACAGGCGGCCGTCGAAGAGTATCGCCGCAAGGCGTCTTTGAAGAGCGATCTCGACCGCACCGACCTCGCCAAGGAAAAGAGCGGCGTCTTTACCGGCGCGTATGCCATCAACCCCATCAACGCCGCCAGAATTCCGATCTGGATCGCCGACTACGTCCTCATCAGCTACGGCACCGGAGCCATCATGGCCGTGCCGGCACATGACGAACGGGACGCCGAGTTTGCCCAGGCATATGACTTGCCGGTGATTCAGGTTGTGCAGCCCCCGGAAGAATGGCTCGCGAATCTGCAGGGGGAAGTTGCTCGAATCGAGAAACTCAACACAGCAGAATCGAAACGTATCCTCGATGCTCGAGCAGAGATTGCCGAAATCGATGAGCGGATTGCCAATCCATCCACGTCTGGTTCCGATCGTACGTCTCGACTCGAATTGCTACGTCGCCGTACCGATCTGGACTTGAGTACATCCGAGATCCACGATTGGACCCTTCAGTTCACATATTCCGGGGCCGGGACTGCAATCAACTCGGGTCCATACGACGATCGACCCACCGCCGAGGTCAAACAGAAAATCACCGCCGATCTCCACAAAGTCGGACTTGCCAAAGAAGCGGTCAACTACCGGCTTCGCGACTGGCTCTTCTCGCGGCAACGCTATTGGGGAGAACCGTTCCCCATCTGGCATGAACTCGATGCCAACGGCACTCCCACAGGTCAGGTGCGACCCGCCACCTTCGAAGAACTTCCGGTCACCTTACCTGAGATGGAAGACTTCAAACCGAAGGGAACTCCTGACCCGCCGCTCTCCTGGGCGCCGGACAGTTGGCTCTACAAAACCGCTCCCGACGGCGTGCGGCTGAAGCGAGAAACCAACAGCATGCCGCAATGGGCCGGCAGTTGCTGGTATTACATCCGCTTCTGTGATAACGAGAATACGCAGCAGTTCATCGACCCGAAACTCGAACAGTACTGGCTGCCGGTCGACCTCTATATCGGCGGCGCGGAACACGCCGTGCTGCACCTGCTCTACTCCCGCTTCTGGCACAAAGTGCTTTTCGATCGAGGTCACGTTTCCCAACCAGAACCGTTCAAGAAACTCGTCAATCAGGGCATGATCCTCGGCGACGCGGAACTGACGGGATATGTCGAGCAATCAGCTGTCAGCGATCAGCTGTCAGCTGACGATCCCTCAACCCTCAACCCTCAACCCTCAACGAAATACGTCTCCGCCAAGTTCGTGAAAGACGACGTCGACACCCGCACCAAAACTCCGGTCGTCGCCGTGAAGGTCTTGCCTGACCAAGTCGAAAAACGTGGCAGCGATCTGGTTCTGAAAGACCTGCCGGACATCGTCGTCGAGAGCCGCGCGTTCAAGATGTCGAAGTCACGCGGCAACGTCATTAACCCTGACGACGTCGTCGAGACCTATGGAGCCGACTCGCTCCGCCTGTACGAAATGTTCATGGGCCCGCTCGAACAGACCAAGCCCTGGAGCATGAGCGGCGTCGAAGGAGTCTATCGATTCCTCGGTCGCGTCTGGCGGATGGTCGTCGACGATCAGGCAGATGAGGTCACACTCTCTCCAGCGGTGCAGGACATTCCCGCCAGCGAAGAGCAACTGCGCATCCTGCACAAGACGATCAAGGCGGTCACCGAAGATATCGACAAACTGTCGTTTAACACCGCCATCAGCCGCATGATGGAGTTCACCAACGCCTTCACAGGCATGGACGTGCGGCCCAAGGTCTGTCTCGAACAGTTTGTCTTGCTGGTCGCCCCGTTTGCTCCGCACCTGGCCGAAGAACTCTGGCAGATCCTCGGGCACACAGAATCCCTGACCTACGCCCCCTGGCCGG
Encoded here:
- a CDS encoding leucine--tRNA ligase, which gives rise to MPRYDAKRIEPKWQAYWEQHQTFVTSNTPRPDATGKLYALDMFPYPSGDGLHVGHPEGYTATDIVCRSARMRGKHVLHPMGWDAFGLPAEQHAINTGTHPSVTTDKNIANFRRQLKSLGFSYDWSRELSTTDEQYYRWTQWIFLQLYDTWFDPTMEWTGPDGKTRLGKGRPIAELPIPHEIEVQGISAIRTYQDQNRLAYQSNAPVNWCPALGTVLANEEITADGKSDRGNFPVERRNLRQWMLRITSYAERLIAELEELDWPESVKLLQRNWIGRSVGAEVDFLVESPVSSVQSQKKETEKKAAAHSTLNAQPSTSFETWKLGRSTSGFPKTPESTVIRVYTTRPDTLYGATYMVLAPEHPLVDQITTETQQAAVEEYRRKASLKSDLDRTDLAKEKSGVFTGAYAINPINAARIPIWIADYVLISYGTGAIMAVPAHDERDAEFAQAYDLPVIQVVQPPEEWLANLQGEVARIEKLNTAESKRILDARAEIAEIDERIANPSTSGSDRTSRLELLRRRTDLDLSTSEIHDWTLQFTYSGAGTAINSGPYDDRPTAEVKQKITADLHKVGLAKEAVNYRLRDWLFSRQRYWGEPFPIWHELDANGTPTGQVRPATFEELPVTLPEMEDFKPKGTPDPPLSWAPDSWLYKTAPDGVRLKRETNSMPQWAGSCWYYIRFCDNENTQQFIDPKLEQYWLPVDLYIGGAEHAVLHLLYSRFWHKVLFDRGHVSQPEPFKKLVNQGMILGDAELTGYVEQSAVSDQLSADDPSTLNPQPSTKYVSAKFVKDDVDTRTKTPVVAVKVLPDQVEKRGSDLVLKDLPDIVVESRAFKMSKSRGNVINPDDVVETYGADSLRLYEMFMGPLEQTKPWSMSGVEGVYRFLGRVWRMVVDDQADEVTLSPAVQDIPASEEQLRILHKTIKAVTEDIDKLSFNTAISRMMEFTNAFTGMDVRPKVCLEQFVLLVAPFAPHLAEELWQILGHTESLTYAPWPVFDPARLVESELEIPVQVNGKLRAKIKVPAEADQATLQALAAADETVQAQLAGKTIVKVVCVPKKMVNFVVK